From a region of the Cognatiyoonia koreensis genome:
- a CDS encoding OmpA family protein yields MSQKNFKMTTAIAACLSISAPAPIWAQDTAESFPCVAPDGTEVADAQMLSEALLTYLDAGAPSDDFGSCDATAVQSALEAGGEDLGTALANAPAELQSQLPVLDESVDLVPQDVAPEADAEVEAEAEPEAEAEAETEAEAEVETEAEVGAETEAEAEVETEAEVGAEPETEAEVETEAEVEAESEAEVEAEAEAEAEAAPDAEAEAVVEPDAETESEAETDEVTEMPAEGAEAEESASEAEPEAESAEQDVEADTADAEGDADEQAVTETAPAEEAVADDEAEMTDGDASETAEADDTQTAEVVEGAGEAGGEQLTDEERQALNQERESEAANTPPAAAAGDDSDAAEAAEAEVETEVVTETDVRRSDEDFETAAVGDTQATEADDDEEGLSNFEKALLLGLGAAVVGSVLNNGDQVVSNSGDRVIIERDGELRVLKNDDELLRRPGAQVQTQTFQDGSTRSVLTYEDGSQIITVRANDGTVLRRTLIRAQDGTEIVLFDDTQAVDPIAFDELPAADVKQTARAVDTSDEDALMEALQAALIADVSRTFSLQQIRDFKRVRNLAPEVELDQITFATGSAAIDPGQAEELRALGRSMVSIIQKNPQAVFLVEGHTDAVGSASYNLSLSDRRAETVALALTEYFGVPPQNLITQGYGETDLKVPVLTDERANRRASVRNITRLLNRS; encoded by the coding sequence ATGTCCCAGAAAAACTTCAAGATGACGACGGCAATTGCTGCTTGCCTGTCTATCTCCGCCCCTGCGCCGATTTGGGCACAAGACACAGCTGAGAGCTTTCCCTGCGTTGCACCTGATGGAACCGAGGTGGCGGATGCGCAAATGCTGTCCGAGGCACTTTTGACGTATCTCGACGCGGGTGCGCCGAGTGATGATTTTGGAAGTTGTGACGCGACTGCGGTACAAAGCGCGCTGGAAGCTGGTGGCGAAGACCTTGGGACAGCCTTGGCCAATGCGCCCGCTGAACTGCAGTCGCAATTGCCTGTCCTTGATGAAAGCGTTGACCTTGTCCCGCAAGACGTCGCACCGGAGGCTGATGCTGAGGTAGAGGCAGAGGCTGAACCGGAAGCAGAGGCTGAAGCGGAAACGGAAGCCGAAGCGGAGGTGGAAACTGAAGCCGAGGTAGGAGCGGAAACGGAAGCCGAAGCGGAGGTGGAAACTGAAGCCGAGGTAGGAGCGGAACCGGAAACAGAGGCGGAGGTAGAAACTGAAGCCGAAGTGGAAGCTGAATCCGAGGCTGAAGTGGAAGCTGAAGCTGAAGCCGAAGCCGAAGCTGCACCGGACGCAGAGGCTGAAGCCGTAGTTGAACCGGACGCGGAAACCGAAAGCGAGGCCGAAACCGATGAGGTGACAGAGATGCCCGCGGAAGGTGCCGAAGCTGAAGAGAGCGCGAGCGAGGCAGAACCTGAAGCTGAGTCAGCCGAGCAGGACGTAGAGGCAGATACAGCCGATGCAGAAGGTGACGCGGATGAACAAGCCGTTACCGAGACCGCGCCTGCAGAAGAAGCGGTCGCTGACGACGAAGCGGAGATGACCGACGGCGACGCTTCGGAGACAGCAGAGGCCGACGACACGCAGACTGCCGAAGTTGTAGAAGGTGCCGGCGAAGCTGGCGGCGAGCAGCTGACTGACGAAGAACGCCAGGCGCTGAACCAGGAACGGGAAAGCGAAGCGGCAAACACCCCGCCTGCAGCAGCGGCTGGTGATGACAGTGACGCGGCCGAAGCAGCAGAAGCTGAGGTCGAAACGGAAGTTGTTACAGAAACAGATGTCCGCCGCAGCGACGAAGATTTTGAAACAGCGGCTGTCGGCGATACGCAAGCCACCGAGGCCGATGATGACGAAGAGGGCCTCTCTAATTTTGAAAAGGCGTTGCTGTTGGGACTTGGAGCCGCGGTCGTTGGGTCCGTTCTGAACAACGGTGACCAAGTCGTTTCCAACTCTGGCGATCGCGTCATTATTGAACGTGACGGTGAACTGCGTGTTCTGAAAAACGATGATGAACTGTTGCGCAGACCCGGTGCCCAGGTGCAGACGCAAACATTCCAAGATGGATCAACGCGCTCTGTCCTGACTTATGAAGATGGCAGCCAGATCATTACTGTCCGCGCAAACGATGGCACGGTTCTGCGGCGGACGTTGATCCGCGCGCAAGACGGGACAGAGATCGTGCTTTTCGACGACACACAGGCTGTTGACCCGATTGCCTTTGACGAGCTACCGGCCGCAGACGTGAAACAGACTGCGCGCGCAGTCGATACGTCCGACGAAGATGCATTGATGGAAGCGTTGCAAGCCGCATTGATTGCGGATGTCAGCCGCACGTTCTCTTTGCAGCAAATTCGCGATTTCAAGCGTGTCCGTAATCTGGCCCCGGAAGTTGAGCTGGACCAGATTACGTTCGCAACCGGAAGCGCCGCGATTGACCCTGGGCAAGCCGAAGAACTGCGCGCGCTCGGCCGATCAATGGTCAGTATCATTCAGAAAAATCCGCAGGCTGTCTTTTTGGTGGAAGGTCACACTGATGCCGTCGGAAGCGCGAGCTATAACCTGTCACTGTCAGATCGCCGCGCAGAGACCGTTGCATTGGCATTGACCGAGTATTTCGGGGTCCCACCACAGAACCTGATCACCCAAGGCTATGGTGAAACCGATCTGAAGGTTCCTGTGCTGACGGACGAGCGCGCCAATCGCAGAGCGTCGGTTCGCAATATCACGCGTCTGCTGAACCGCTCCTAA
- a CDS encoding DUF917 domain-containing protein, translating into MQTLTRQNLEDLLLGAVILGAGGGGEIAEGRAMIDIALAAGKTFDLVSIDEVPDDAVICTPYLLGSITPINAEEEALYTGLAESDVNPLLQAYAEFQDHLGTEFYGTTPCELGGSNTAAAFFPAAMHGHKIIDADPAGRAVPEITHSTYYLAGLPAAPIYAVNPFGESFLIDRVKDDQRAETLVRAISQVSRNTVAAIDHALPMRQLRDVLIPGTISKAMRLGEVCRQAIGRGENSAKAIATAGDGAVVFTGTVSSVTYKTDQGFTIGEMTLTSGTQSMKISIKNENMACWLNGKTLATVPDLICLFDTETGQPVANPDVVSGQGIAVVVLPAPIQFTSPQGLSIFGPKYAGINSPFTSPLEISG; encoded by the coding sequence ATGCAAACGCTCACGCGGCAAAATCTCGAAGACCTTCTGCTGGGGGCCGTCATCCTAGGTGCAGGCGGCGGCGGTGAGATCGCCGAGGGGCGCGCCATGATCGATATAGCACTTGCTGCAGGCAAGACGTTTGATCTGGTCAGCATTGATGAAGTACCCGACGATGCAGTGATCTGCACCCCCTACTTGCTGGGGTCGATTACGCCGATCAATGCCGAAGAAGAAGCGCTTTACACCGGTCTGGCAGAAAGCGACGTCAATCCGTTGCTCCAAGCCTACGCCGAATTCCAGGATCATCTTGGAACCGAATTCTATGGCACCACCCCGTGTGAGCTTGGCGGCTCCAACACAGCGGCTGCCTTTTTCCCCGCCGCCATGCATGGACACAAGATTATCGACGCTGACCCCGCAGGGCGCGCGGTCCCCGAGATCACGCATTCCACCTATTATCTGGCGGGGCTTCCAGCGGCACCGATCTATGCGGTCAACCCGTTCGGTGAATCCTTTCTGATCGACAGGGTCAAGGACGATCAGCGGGCCGAAACCCTGGTAAGGGCGATTAGCCAGGTCAGCCGCAATACAGTCGCCGCAATCGACCATGCCTTGCCTATGCGCCAGTTGCGCGATGTCCTTATACCCGGCACGATTTCCAAAGCGATGCGCTTGGGCGAAGTCTGCCGCCAAGCCATTGGGCGTGGCGAAAACTCAGCAAAGGCGATCGCGACTGCGGGCGACGGCGCTGTGGTATTCACAGGGACAGTTTCATCGGTGACCTACAAGACAGATCAAGGGTTCACGATCGGGGAAATGACCTTAACAAGCGGCACACAAAGCATGAAAATCAGTATCAAGAACGAGAACATGGCCTGCTGGTTGAACGGAAAAACGCTTGCGACTGTGCCCGATCTTATATGCCTGTTTGATACAGAAACCGGCCAGCCGGTTGCCAATCCCGACGTCGTCAGCGGGCAAGGCATTGCCGTCGTCGTCCTTCCTGCCCCCATCCAGTTTACATCGCCCCAAGGCCTGTCAATCTTTGGCCCGAAGTACGCAGGCATCAATAGCCCGTTCACGTCTCCACTGGAAATCTCTGGCTAA
- a CDS encoding ABC transporter permease, which translates to MRRLYLWFIAVMLIAPFIVVLGVSVGESKNIAFPPAALSAAWYSELLTEAEWLAAIGRSLLIAVIAGVIATTLALAINYVLWRTGSGFAKATFALGLGPFLLPPIILALGASLFWAEVGWYGRIEATIVSHGVFFVTLPLVIIARGFAALTDEVIEAAQMMGATSAQVFRTIVLPLIAPYVFTGFALVAIISVNEYLIANMISGFVVETLPIKIFNNVRYGYSPVVAAASMLFVALTVTILLVLSRITDLVALFGTSKDS; encoded by the coding sequence ATGAGAAGGCTTTACCTCTGGTTCATCGCCGTCATGCTCATCGCGCCATTCATTGTCGTGCTCGGCGTATCGGTTGGTGAATCCAAAAACATCGCCTTCCCGCCCGCTGCGCTGTCGGCTGCGTGGTACAGCGAACTGCTGACCGAGGCAGAATGGCTGGCCGCCATAGGCCGCTCGCTGCTGATTGCAGTAATTGCAGGGGTGATCGCCACCACGCTGGCGCTGGCCATCAATTACGTCCTCTGGCGGACAGGATCAGGCTTTGCCAAGGCGACCTTTGCGCTTGGCCTTGGCCCCTTCCTGCTGCCCCCGATCATTCTGGCACTTGGGGCCAGCCTGTTCTGGGCCGAAGTCGGCTGGTACGGGCGGATAGAGGCAACCATCGTTTCGCACGGGGTCTTCTTTGTGACCTTGCCACTGGTCATCATCGCGCGCGGCTTTGCCGCCCTCACGGACGAGGTGATCGAGGCCGCGCAGATGATGGGGGCAACCTCAGCGCAAGTATTTCGCACCATCGTCCTGCCCCTGATCGCACCTTACGTGTTCACGGGCTTTGCACTCGTCGCGATAATCAGCGTGAACGAATACCTGATCGCCAATATGATTTCAGGTTTCGTGGTCGAAACGCTGCCGATCAAGATCTTCAACAACGTGCGCTATGGCTACTCGCCCGTCGTCGCAGCGGCATCGATGCTTTTCGTTGCCCTCACCGTCACAATCCTGCTGGTCCTGTCGCGGATCACAGATCTTGTCGCCCTTTTCGGAACATCCAAGGACAGCTGA